A window of the Cuculus canorus isolate bCucCan1 chromosome 3, bCucCan1.pri, whole genome shotgun sequence genome harbors these coding sequences:
- the LOC128851723 gene encoding BRD4-interacting chromatin-remodeling complex-associated protein-like isoform X2 yields MLNKYRLLLLEESQRVSPSAEMVMIHRMFVQEERIRLALDKQSVKEKSEEDVSVLSPSHSLSSLASLASSSSAAPAPDSLKVPPAQAVPPTPSPKLEIKPSGSSPSVTCTKTPPLLDEDADTLPSGNKSPSQACGAPSQIGLKLKIKQRAGLWQVVHNTASKVTRDRDPDPGAGLGAQGDNKEPGSEPTTGALDQEGNTKC; encoded by the exons ATGCTGAACAAGTACcgcctgctgctcctggaggaaTCCCAG AGAGTCAGTCCTTCTGCGGAGATGGTGATGATCCACCGCATGTTTGTTCAGGAGGAAAGGATCAGGCTAGCGCTCGACAAGCAGTCGGTCAAGGAGAAATCAG AGGAAGATGTCTCAGTGCTCTCCCCATCGCACAGCCTCTCCTCCTTGGCATCCCTGGCCTCCAGCTCCAGTGCGGCACCAGCTCCCGACAGCCTGAAGGTGCCCCCAGCGCAGGCAGtgcctcccactccctcccccAAGCTGGAGATCAAGCCCAGTGGGAGCTCCCCCTCCGTCACCTGCACCAAGACTCCCCCTTTGCTGGACGAAGACGCGGACACCTTGCCCTCCGGGAACAAATCCCCCAGCCAAGCCTGCGGAGCACCCAGTCAGATCGGCCTCAAGCTGAAGATCAAGCAGAGGGCTGGGCTATGGCAAGTGGTGCACAACACCGCTTCAAAGGTGACCAGGGATCGTGATCCTGACCCAGGAGCGGGCCTGGGGGCTCAGGGAGACAACAAGGAACCGGGATCCGAACCCACGACTGGGGCCCTGGATCAGGAAGGCAACACGAAATGTTAG
- the LOC128851723 gene encoding BRD4-interacting chromatin-remodeling complex-associated protein-like isoform X1, whose translation MLNKYRLLLLEESQQRVSPSAEMVMIHRMFVQEERIRLALDKQSVKEKSEEDVSVLSPSHSLSSLASLASSSSAAPAPDSLKVPPAQAVPPTPSPKLEIKPSGSSPSVTCTKTPPLLDEDADTLPSGNKSPSQACGAPSQIGLKLKIKQRAGLWQVVHNTASKVTRDRDPDPGAGLGAQGDNKEPGSEPTTGALDQEGNTKC comes from the exons ATGCTGAACAAGTACcgcctgctgctcctggaggaaTCCCAG CAGAGAGTCAGTCCTTCTGCGGAGATGGTGATGATCCACCGCATGTTTGTTCAGGAGGAAAGGATCAGGCTAGCGCTCGACAAGCAGTCGGTCAAGGAGAAATCAG AGGAAGATGTCTCAGTGCTCTCCCCATCGCACAGCCTCTCCTCCTTGGCATCCCTGGCCTCCAGCTCCAGTGCGGCACCAGCTCCCGACAGCCTGAAGGTGCCCCCAGCGCAGGCAGtgcctcccactccctcccccAAGCTGGAGATCAAGCCCAGTGGGAGCTCCCCCTCCGTCACCTGCACCAAGACTCCCCCTTTGCTGGACGAAGACGCGGACACCTTGCCCTCCGGGAACAAATCCCCCAGCCAAGCCTGCGGAGCACCCAGTCAGATCGGCCTCAAGCTGAAGATCAAGCAGAGGGCTGGGCTATGGCAAGTGGTGCACAACACCGCTTCAAAGGTGACCAGGGATCGTGATCCTGACCCAGGAGCGGGCCTGGGGGCTCAGGGAGACAACAAGGAACCGGGATCCGAACCCACGACTGGGGCCCTGGATCAGGAAGGCAACACGAAATGTTAG
- the C3H1orf115 gene encoding required for drug-induced death protein 1 encodes MDGDHSLALPSPEKGSSLSKTPKGEFTRRDSRSQSLSGSPVPCAVPPRGGGSGPTCGRCRELRSTMAVGARPGATVRGRQPRCGDRDDRVCILPGEEEEEEEEEEEEKAAAAGVGAPRTGEEEEGAGCRKVRFALLPGSYEPLRPPPAGKRRYARRLRRYGKNVGKALRKGCRYLVVGLQGLATAYSAPFGVAAQVASFVR; translated from the exons atggatggagatcactccctcgcGTTGCCCAGCCCTGAGAAAGGATCGTCACTTTCTAAAACCCCTAAAGGCGAGTTTACTCGCCGTGACTCtcgctcccagtccctctccgGGTCCCCCGTCCCCTGCGCGGTCCCGCCCCGGGGAGGTGGCTCGGGCCCCACCTGCGGGCGGTGCCGGGAGCTCCGCAGCACCATGGCTGTGGGAGCGCGCCCCGGGGCCACGGTGAGGGGCAGGCAGCCCCGCTGCGGGGATCGGGACGACCGGGTCTGCATCCTGCccggcgaggaggaggaggaggaggaagaggaggaggaggagaaggcggCAGCGGCCGGGGTGGGCGCCCCGCGGacgggggaggaggaggagggcgcTGGTTGCAGGAAGGTGCGCTTCGCCCTCCTGCCCGGCTCCTACGAGCCGCTgcgcccgccgcccgccgggAAGCGCCGCTACGCCCGGCGTCTCAGGCGGTACGGGAAG aacGTCGGCAAAGCTCTGCGGAAGGGATGCCGCTACTTGGTGGTCGGCCTGCAAGGATTAGCAACAGCCTACTCTGCTCCCTTTGGAGTGGCAGCTCAGGTAGCATCTTTTGTCCGCTAG